The Nitratidesulfovibrio sp. SRB-5 genomic sequence GCGCAGCTTCACGGCCATGGCCGCCTCGTGTGGGGTGACGCGCTTTTCGGCCACGCCCATGGCCTGTTCCACCTCGCGGATCATCCGGACCATGAGGGCCAGGTCGTCCGGTTCCAGCGATGCCTGATGGTCGGTGCCGCGCTGGGTGCGGTCGAGGGTGAAGTGGCGCTCCACCAGACACGCCCCGCGCGCCACGGCGGCCACGCTGGGGCCAATGCCCCGCTCGTGGCCGGAATAGCCCACGGGCAGGCCGTAGCGCCGGGCCAGCTGGTCCATCACCGGCAGGGCGATGTCCGCCTCGTCGCAGGGGTAGCTGGAATTGCAGTGCAGCACCACCACGCCGCCCCGCCCGGCGGAAAGCTCGGCCACGGCCCGGTCCACCTGGGCAAGGGTGCTCATGCCCGTGGACAGCACCACCGGCAGCCCCAGCGCGGCCACCCGGCGCAGCATGGGCACGTTGACCACGTCGGCGGAGCAGACCTTCAGCAGTTCCACCTTCAGCTCGGCCAGCACGTCCAGGCTGGGCGCGTCCCAGGCGGAGGCGAAGAAGACCATGCCCAGGGATTCCGCCAGTTGCTTCAGTTCTGCGAACCGGGCGGCGGAAAGTTCCAGCGCGTCGCGGTGTTCGCCGTAGGTGGGGCCGAAGCTGTTGGGGCCGCCGTAGGCGGCGCGCGCGCCCTCTGTGGTGAGCAGGGCGGAAGTGTCGCGCTTCTGGAACTTCACGGCGTCGGCACCGGCGCGGGCGGCCTCGCGCACCATGCGCCGGGCGGTGTCCATGTCGCCCTGGTGGTTGTTGCCCACTTCGGCCACCACAAGGCACGGGCTGCCGGGGCCGATGCGCCTGCCGGAAGCCAGGGTGATGCAGGGGGCGGCGGAGCCGCCCGCGATGTTGGCGGGTGCGTTCATAACAGCACGACGACCTCCCGCGCCGATTCGGGCATGCCGGGCATGGCCAGCAGCTGTTGCTGGATGGTGCGCTGGTGCGCGAACGAGGCCACCACCACCGCGTCCACGGCCAACTGGCCGGGTGCGGCCAGCAGGGCCGCCGGGGGCTGCACGGTGTGCCCGTGAAAGGGGGTGCCGTGCTTGGCGGTGTCGTTGTCCACCACCAGGGTGACGGCAAAGGGGGTGCCTTCCAGCGCCGCAAGCACCACTTCGCCCGTTTCGGCGGCCCCGAACAGGGCCAGATGCAGCGGGGCGGGGCAGGGGGGCGCATCCGGCGCGCGGCCTTCCGCCAGCGGTTCCAGCCGCCGCCGCACCAGTTCCTTGATGGAGGCGAACCCGCGCACCATCTCGGCGCAGTACTGCTCCATCATGTGGCGCCGTGCCTCCTGCCCCTTGTCGGTCAGCCGGTAGGCAAAGCTCTTGCGGTTCACCGGGGCGAACTGGACCATGCCCTCGCGGTGCAGTTCCGCCAGGTACTGATTGACCATGGCGCTGCTGGTGCGGCTGAACCGGGCCAGCTGGGTCTGGCTGAGCCTTTCGTTCTCGGTCAGCGCCTGCACCACGGACAGCAGGCGCAGCTTTTTGGACGGACGGATGTAGTCCTTGCCCTGGAAGAACATGAGGCCCCCGAAAAATCGTTCAGTATGTTTATGATCGATTTTCGCAGGCCGAGGGGGATGTGTCAAGCAGGGTGCGAAAAAATCACGGCTGGCGCGGGTTGGCGGGGAATGTGCCATGCCCGCGCGGGGTTGCGTCGGGTGCGGTGCATGCCGTCGGGGCGCCGGGCGCAAGGGGACGGGGAGCGGATGAAGGGGGGCGGCCACCCAGCCGCTCCGGCATCGTGGCGGCCCGGCACGGCACCGGCGTTGCATGCGCGCGGTGCGGCGGCGGATTTTGCCGCGTGGCCGTGCCGCCCTTCCGTCGGTCTGTCCCTTGCGCACAGCGGTTATTCTTGACGCATGGCGGCTTCCGGGGCAGTGCTCATGAACGCGCGGCACAGGGGCAAGGCCCCGCTCGGGGGAGTTCGGGCCGCCGCGCGTGAGACACCACGGACGCACGAACATTCGGGGCATGCCACGCGCCAGGGCATGTTGCAGGAGCATCAATGGCATTGTTCGGCAAGAAGGACGAGGAACACGCGGCGAACCTGGTGTTCCAGCAACTGCGCCTTGCGGCGGACCGCCGGGCGCGATTCTACGTGGTGGTGCGCACCCGTGACGGCAAGCAGCATTCGCTGCCGGGGCTCATCGAATCGTACGAGGGCCCCACGCTGCTCATCGACATGTCCAGCGGGGTGCGGCTTTCATCGGCGTGGAAGGGGCAGACGGTGGAATGCTACTTCCGCATAGTGGCCATGGCCCCCCAGCGCACGGAACAGCATTTCATGTTCGCCTCGCGCATTCTCGACATCCGCGCCCTGTTCACCGGGCTCATCGTGGAATTGCAGAAGCCCGCCGCCATCGAGTCGGGCCAGCGCCGCCGCAGCGTGCGGGTGCGCCCGGTGCCGGAACTGGTGGGCCTGCTGGAAATGCGCCGCGACCAGTCACCCGATGACGGCCCGCTGCCCCTGGCCGCGCTGGACGGCTACCAGCGCATCATCGGGATGGCTGCCCAGAATCCGCTGGAGGGCGAGGCGCCAACGGTTCCCCCGGCCCCCGCACCCGCCGCCGACCAGGCCCCCGTGCCCGCCTCCAGCCCGGCCAGCGACCCGCAGCCCGGCCTTGTGGATATTTCTGCCGGGGGGCTGCGCGCCTGCATCGCCCCCCGCGCGGGCGAGGACGGGGAAAAGGGGCCGCTGGCGCGTGGCGACAGGGTGGTGCTGCGCGCCATCCTGCACTGGCCCGGCGGCGCGCATCAGCCACTGGACGTGCTGCTGAAGGCGGAGGTTTCCACACGCATGTCCACGGGCAGCGTGGCCGGCGGGGCGGATGTGGGCGTGGAGTTTCTGGCCGACGGCAAGGTCGACGCCGACGGCACGGTGACCTGGGTGCCCGTGCGCGACGGGGTGTACCGCATCGCCCAGTGGGTGAATGCCGTGTACATGGAATACATGCGCAAGGTGCGTTCGCAGTAGAGGCGCGGTGGACGTTCCGCCGCCCGGGCGCGCGGCACGCCTTTTCCCGCCATCCGGGGTTTTCTGCCGGGGCCGTCGCACC encodes the following:
- a CDS encoding N-acetylneuraminate synthase family protein — protein: MNAPANIAGGSAAPCITLASGRRIGPGSPCLVVAEVGNNHQGDMDTARRMVREAARAGADAVKFQKRDTSALLTTEGARAAYGGPNSFGPTYGEHRDALELSAARFAELKQLAESLGMVFFASAWDAPSLDVLAELKVELLKVCSADVVNVPMLRRVAALGLPVVLSTGMSTLAQVDRAVAELSAGRGGVVVLHCNSSYPCDEADIALPVMDQLARRYGLPVGYSGHERGIGPSVAAVARGACLVERHFTLDRTQRGTDHQASLEPDDLALMVRMIREVEQAMGVAEKRVTPHEAAMAVKLRKSLVAARNLAAGTVLAPDDLTVKSPGDGLSPELWDAVIGNALTVALPRDGQLLPAMLAMPVHTGEPDIPEAPSGSESGAGAGSEIRRKAGAA
- a CDS encoding winged helix-turn-helix transcriptional regulator — encoded protein: MFFQGKDYIRPSKKLRLLSVVQALTENERLSQTQLARFSRTSSAMVNQYLAELHREGMVQFAPVNRKSFAYRLTDKGQEARRHMMEQYCAEMVRGFASIKELVRRRLEPLAEGRAPDAPPCPAPLHLALFGAAETGEVVLAALEGTPFAVTLVVDNDTAKHGTPFHGHTVQPPAALLAAPGQLAVDAVVVASFAHQRTIQQQLLAMPGMPESAREVVVLL